One segment of Primulina tabacum isolate GXHZ01 chromosome 14, ASM2559414v2, whole genome shotgun sequence DNA contains the following:
- the LOC142523702 gene encoding uncharacterized protein LOC142523702, with the protein MTVFTVVDASSLYNIILGRPTMNEMRAVASTYHQKIKFPVRGQVGEVKGDQLSSRRCYGETVRVDQKKARREGEEKEWQEEGAKEREVHFVAEEEQEMVEIEPGKHVRVARDISTSTRVNLLQCLKTNISVFAWSQQELTGISPQVSEHKLNILPGSRPVKQKKRHFGPEKDKVIKEQVGELLKAGHIREVEFPTWLSNVVLVPKSTGKWRMCVDFRDLNKACSKDCYPLPRIDQLVDFTSGCELLSFLDAYQGYHDET; encoded by the coding sequence ATGACTGTGTTTACAGTGGTGGATGCCTCGTCCTTGTACAATATCATATTGGGGAGGCCAACTATGAATGAGATGAGAGCTGTGGCCTCTACTTATCACCAGAAAATTAAATTTCCAGTTCGAGGACAGGTCGGGGAAGTCAAGGGAGATCAACTCTCTTCCCGGAGGTGTTACGGGGAGACCGTCCGGGTAGATCAGAAGAAGGCAAGGAGGGAAGGGGAGGAGAAAGAATGGCAAGAAGAAGGGGCTAAGGAGAGAGAGGTGCATTTTGTCGCTGAAGAAGAGCAAGAAATGGTGGAAATTGAGCCAGGAAAGCACGTCCGGGTGGCCCGGGACATCAGCACGTCCACCCGGGTAAATCTCTTGCAAtgtttaaaaactaacattAGTGTTTTCGCCTGGTCTCAACAGGAACTAACCGGGATCTCGCCCCAAGTGTCCGAGCATAAATTGAATATCCTCCCGGGATCCCGGCCCGTGAAGCAAAAGAAGAGGCACTTTGGCCCTGAAAAAGATAAAGTAATTAAAGAACAAGTGGGAGAATTGCTGAAGGCCGGGCATATCAGGGAAGTCGAATTCCCTACCTGGCTATCAAATGTGGTCCTCGTCCCGAAATCCACTGGGAAGTGGAGAATGTGTGTTGATTTCAGGGACCTGAATAAAGCCTGCTCCAAAGACTGCTATCCACTCCCCCGGATTGATCAGCTGGTAGATTTCACTTCTGGATGCGAGTTATTAAGCTTCCTGGATGCATATCAGGGGTATcatgatgaaacttaa
- the LOC142523700 gene encoding uncharacterized protein LOC142523700 yields MISGVSTDGDSNRARKARSRRECLEVDGGRRDEPVIIFGPKDLRGVSLPHNDALVIQTRVANYDALRIFVDNGSSVNVIFKEALIQMDLHEYQLEAVETALFGFAVHVVYPEGEITLPLTLGTGDF; encoded by the coding sequence ATGATCTCGGGAGTGTCCACAGATGGTGATTCCAATCGGGCCCGGAAAGCAAGGAGCAGGAGGGAGTGTTTGGAGGTTGATGGAGGGAGGAGAGACGAGCCAGTAATAATCTTTGGGCCAAAGGACCTCAGAGGAGTTAGTCTACCCCACAACGACGCTCTGGTCATCCAGACCCGAGTAGCTAATTATGATGCGTTGAGGATATTTGTTGACAATGGCAGTTCTGTCAATGTCATCTTTAAGGAGGCGCTGATCCAAATGGATTTACATGAATATCAATTAGAGGCGGTTGAGACTGCCTTGTTTGGTTTTGCTGTACATGTTGTGTACCCTGAAGGGGAAATCACCCTGCCCCTGACTTTGGGAACTGGAGACTTTTGA